The sequence TCAGGTTCGGCCAGGGCAAATACTAGCAATATCTGGTCGGCATTAGCGACAGGCGGGCGGTCGAGCAGGCTTTGGCGGGCCCCTAGGGTAGCGATCGCCGCCCGCCCGTCAACCCAATCGATCGCCTCTAGCTGTACTCGGTCCCCCACCATCACCTGCTGACCGGTCTTCTTCAGCCGTGCCCGGCGAGTGCACAGCAAGACTGTCCCCCTACTACTCGGAGCATCGGGGGTATCTAGGCGCACGCGGTAATAATTGGCCTGGGTAGCCACAACGACCCCCCAAGGGCCCACGCCCTCCTCCCCAGCCATGTCTTTCCTAGGGTCGTAGGGCGCAATCATTAAGCAGGACGGCGCACATGCAGGGCAAAGTAGTCGGTGCAGTCTTCTAAGTGCTCGATCACGTAGCCTTCCATCGTCAGGCTGTCGGGTACCTGCTCGACTGGCTCACCCGCATCGAGCCAGACCTCAAGCAGAGCACCAGGAGCCATTTTGTCGAGTTGCAGCTTAGTGCGCACAAAGTTGATAGGGCAGGGTGTGCCGCGCAGATCGAGGCGATCGCTAGGCAGCGCCGAAAAAGCAGTAGTCATCCGCGAAATAGCCCCCCTAAAAAGCCCTCTATGCCCCCTCGGTTGACCTTTTCGCCGCGAATCTCGGCCAATTTCTCGACCAACTCACGCTCTTCAGGCTTCATGCGCGTCGGGATATCAACCTGAATAGTAATCAGGTGATCCCCCCGGCTGACAGGATTGCCCAGCTTGGGCACACCCCGATTGTCTAGAGTCAGCACAGTGCCTGGCTGGGTCCCCGCAGGAACATCCAACTCCTCTGGACCATCCACAGTGTCGATGGTGAGCTTGCAGCCCAAGATAGCCTGCAAATAGCTAATCTTAAGGTCAGAGAGAATATTGATGCCATCGCGCTTGAAAGCCGCATCCTCGGCCACAAACAAGTAGACGTACAAATCTCCCGCCGGGCCACCGCGTAGTCCAGCATCTCCCTCATTCGACACCCGCAGTCGGGTGCCATTGTCTACTCCCGCCGGCACAGTAATTTTGAGCTTTTTCGTTTCCTGGGTTTGACCGCTGCCACCACAGACCTCACAGCGATCTTCAATCACTTCGCCAGTGCCGTTACAGGTGGGGCAGGCCGACACCTGAGTAAAGCTGCCAAAGGGAGTGCGGGTGGCCCGACGCACCTGACCAGTACCACCACAGGTGCCGCAGGTAGTTGGGCGTGTGCCTGGCTTAGCCCCGCTGCCGGTGCAGGTGCCGCAGGTTTCTAGGTGGCTAATTTTGATTTCTTTTTCACCACCAAACACCGCCTCCTTGAAGTCGAGGCGCAGATCAAGACGCAAATCATCGCCGCGAGTTGGCCCTCGCCGCCGGGTTCCCTGACCCTGCCCCCCAGAAAACCCGCTGAAAAAGCTCTCAAAGATATCGGCAAAGCCACCCATATCGCCGAAGTCTTGGTACCCACCCGCACCAGCTCCAAGCCCTGCTTCCCCAAAGCGATCGTAACGGGCACGAGATTCAGGCTCAGACAGCGCCTCGTAGGCGCGGTTGATTTCTTTAAACGTGTCTTCAGCCCCAGGATCTTTATTGACATCCGGGTGGTACTTTCGGGCTAGGCGACGGTAGGCTCGCTTAATATCGTCTTGATCGGCGTTGCGCGAAATACCAAGAAGGTCATAGAAATCACGGGCCATAGGGGGCTACCTAGACAACTCCAGCAACAATCAAACATTAAACCATTTTAAAAGGAGTGCCCACCTTGGCTAGGTGGGATACCCGCCCCCTAAATTCCGGTCTCAGTCATTCCGGTCTCAGTCAATGGCCTCGTAATCAGCAGTGACGGTTGCGTCTAGCCCTACGTCACCGTCGTAGGTGGCATCGTCGTCCACATCCGGTTCACTGTCTGGTTCAGCATTGAAGTAGGCCGCAGCCGGAATCCCCATATCAACGTCCTCATCGGGTTGAACCTCCCGATAAAAGTTGGCCCCTACCGCAAAGATGGCCGATTGCAAGGCATCAATAGCTCCTTGGAAGGTAGCGACCTCAATGCCGGGTGTATGGGTAGCGGCCCGCAACTCATTGGCCTTTGCTTCGAGATCGGCTCGGGCCGTATCGTCGAGCAGACTACCGTGGTCGCGCAGTGTGGCCTCGTAGCTGTAAAACAAATTGTCGGCTCGATTGATGAGTTCAGCGATCTGTCGCCGTCGATCGTCTTCACCAGCGTAGGTTTCGGCTTCGATCCGCATGCGATCGACCTCATCATTGGTGAGGCCACCAGTATTGGTAATACAGATACTCTGAGCACGCCCAGTACCTTTATCGAGGGCGGCTACCTTGAGAATGCCGTCGGCATCAATTTCAAAAGACACCTCAATCTGCGGTACGCCCCGTGGAGCCGGAGGAATGCCAGTCAGCTCAAACTTGCCCAAGCTCTTGTTGTCGCGCGCCATGGCGCGCTCTCCCTGTAGCACATGAATTTCTACGGATGTTTGTCCATCAGTGGCCGTAGAAAAGACCTGAGACTTGCTGGTAGGAATAGTCGTGTTGCGCTCAATGATTTTGGTAAATACTTCTCCTAGAGTTTCAATGCCTAAAGACAGGGGGGTCACATCGAGCAGCAGCAGGTCTTTGACCTCGCCACCGAGCACCCCGGCCTGAATGGAGGCCCCTAGGGCTACCGCCTCATCGGGATTAACTGAGCGATCGGGCGGCTTGCCGTTGAAATAGGCGCTAATCGCTTGCTGCACGGCGGGAATGCGGGTCGACCCCCCCACTAATAGAATGCGATCAATCGCTTCGGGGCTGAGGTCGGCGTCTTTGAGGGCCTGCTTGACCGGTTCCAAGGTTGCTTGTACCAACTCTGAGGCAAATTGCTCAAACTGTGCGCGAGTCAGAGCCATTTCTAAATGTTTTGGCCCTGATTCATCAGCAGTGATAAAAGGCAAGTTGATTGAGGTCGACGGCATATTTGACAGCTCAATTTTGGCCTTTTCAGCAGCTTCACGAATTCGCTGCAACGCCATGCGGTCGGCAGAAAGATCGATACCTTCCTGCTCTCGAAAAGCCGCTGTCATCCATTCGACAATGCAGTTATCGAAGTCGTCACCACCGAGATGGTTGTTGCCAGCGGTGGCTTTGACCTCAAAAACACCGTCCCCTAACTGCAAAATAGAGACATCAAAGGTGCCACCGCCAAGGTCAAAGACCAAGACGATTTGGTCTTGGTCTTGCTTGTCGAGACCATAGGAGAGGGCAGCCGCCGTAGGCTCATTAATAATCCGCAGTACCTCTAGGCCAGCAATGGTGCCAGCATCCTTGGTCGCTTGACGCTGGGCATCGGTGAAATAGGCAGGTACGGTAATCACGGCCTGGGTGACTTCGGTACCCAAATAGGTTTCAGCATCCTGCTTCAATTTTTGCAGAATCATGGCAGAAACTTCCTGGGGCGTAAACGCCTTGCCACGAATCTGCACATCTACCGTGCTATCGCGTCCGCTGACGCAAACGTAAGGCACCCGGCTGCGTTCAGCCTCTGTGTCTTCCCAACGACGGCCGATAAATCGCTTGATACTGTAAACCGTATTTTCGGCATTAGTCACGGCTTGCCGCTTGGCTAGTTGGCCTACCAGACGTTCGCCGTTTTTGCCAAAACCAACAATGCTGGGTACCGTGCGGCCCCCCTCAGTGCTGGAAATTACCGCTGGTTTACCGCCTTCGAGGACGGCGACACAGCTGTTGGTTGTTCCTAGGTCAATGCCGATTACTTTTCCCATAACCCACGGTGCTCAACTTGATCGTTCGCCATATCCTTCTGCCGTCAGCCCAGGTTAAAGGTCCCCGGGCGATGTGACTAGATTGCCCGCTTATGCCAAGGAAGTTATCGTTCGCTGCGGGACTTTATGATGATACTGGTTAGATCTAGTTAGCTAAAGGTTTTTCTAGGCTCAACGGAGGCAACTTCATCAACGCTAGAATGCACCTGGCATTATCTATACAGAGTCGGCTCCATCTCCAGCTTCAGCGTTATCAGGAGCATTCTCTGGAGGAGCGGCCACTTTAACCATAGCGTGGCGTAGGACTCGATCGCCCAGTTGGTAACCCCGCACAAATTCTTCAATCACGGCCCCTTCGGGATGCTCGGCGGTGGGCTCGCGCATGACGGCCTCGTGGAGCAGGGGGTCAAACTCCTGACCTTCAGCCCGCATTGCCGATACTCCAAGGCGCTTGAGGGTCTCAACCAGCTGCTTATAGACGCTCTGATAACTCTTGTGTATGGTCATCTCGGCTTCGGTCTGTGGCTTAATCTGCGATCGCGCCCGCTCAAAGTTATCAACGACTGGCAGGAGCTCAATGACGGTGTCGCCCTTAATCTGAGTAGCTAACTCATCTTTTTCTTTGCTCGTGCGCTTGCGGTAATTTTCGAAATCAGCAGCAATTCGCATTGACTGGTTAGCTCGATCTTCGAGCTGAGCCTTGAGTCCAGCTACCTGACGCTCTAGATCGGCGACCAAAGCGGGATCACTACTCCCTTCGGAGCCTGTCCCACCCTCAGCGGGCTCAACGGTAGCGGCGGCGGCTTCTACCACATCCTCAAAATCAATATCAAGAGCGGCATCCTCTTCAAGCAGCTCTTCAATTGCCTCAGGATCGGAAGCGGGATCGTGTTCGGTTTGGTGAATATCGTCAACCATGCTGGTACGTAACCCGACGAATGAATGCAACAACGTTACCCAGGCCAGAGCCTACCTTAGCGAAACCTAATCTTGCGCAGGGGCCTGATCCTAGCACTGTTTCTCATTCTATCGTGAATTGTGGGTTTAAGGACCGCTGGTTGCCGCTTGCCTTTAGAAAACTCTTACCACCTAGGGGCTTGACAAGCCACAGGGTCATCGTGGTGCAGATAAATTGGATGAGGGTATTATCGAGACTACAGGGTCAACGCGAGTGGGGCTTGCGATCGCGCCAACCAGTGAGTCTAGCCCCTGCTTATAGGGCATACTGCCTGCATACGGTTGGTTTCAGGCCTGTTTTACATCAGCACTTTGGCATCAGCGCTATGACTAATTCCTCCTCCTCCCGGCGAGCTCTGGTACTCCAACGGAGCTTTTCGCCCTTTGGCAACAAGCTCATCCAGTCGGGCTATGTCGATTCTGAGCAGATGCAAAAGGCCCTGGCAGAGAGCCGCAAAACTGGGCAATCGCTGACCGATGTACTCGAGTCTCTGACTGGACAACAGCTCTCCCCCGAATTGCTACGCCAGTACAAGAAGCAGCAGCTATTTGAGCTAAAAATTCTCTACGGGGTTGAGTCCCTTGACCCAGAGCTGAACGATATCTCACCGGCCCAGATTGGACACCTGATCGATACTTTGGTACCGGTTGATACCTGCCGCCGCCATCGTTTGGTGCCGTTGTCCAAAGACGACGGCGAAGTGCCATCCATGCTGGTGGCCATGGTCGATCCTGAAAATCTGGAAGCTCAAGACGACCTCAACCGAATTTTGAGGGCCCAAAATCTGACCCTCAAACGCATGGTCATCACCGTTGAAGACTACCAGCGGTTGATGTCCACCTACCTTGATGACGCTGTTGCTCGCCAGAAAAAAGAAGAGCTAGACGCTGCTGTAGACGTCAACACCAGCCTCGAAGAACTCGATTTTGGTGAAGGCAGCTTAGAAGATGTGATTGACGAGGAAGCTGACCTCGGGGCCGCTCTCAAAGATGCAGGCGCGGCTCCGGTGATTGCCTTGGTCAACAAAATTTTAGCAAAGGCATTACAGGAAGGGGTGTCTGACATTCACGTTGAGCCCCAGGAGGAGTACCTACGGGTGCGCTTTCGGAAAGACGGGGTGCTTAAGGAAGCCCTGCCTAAAATGCCTAAGAAAATCATCCCCGCCGTTACTGCCCGCTTTAAAATCATTGCCGAGTTAGATATTGCCGAGCGCCGGGCTCCTCAAGATGGGCGGATTCGGCGCGTGTTTCAGGGCCGCAAAGTCGATTTCCGGGTCAACACCTTGCCCAGTCGCTGCGGCGAAAAGGTAGTGCTGCGCATTCTCGACAACTCCGCCACCCAGCTGGGGCTAGATAAGCTAATCACCGATCCCGATTCCTTGCGCATTGTGCAGGAGATGGCCTCTCGTCCCTTTGGCCTACTGCTGGTTACCGGACCGACCGGCTCGGGAAAAACCACGACCCTATACTCGGTGCTGTCGGAACGTAACGACCCTGGTATCAACATCAGCACCGCCGAAGACCCGATCGAATACACGCTGCCCGGCCTTACCCAGGTGCAGGTGATTCGCGAAAAGGGCATGGATTTTGCGTCGATTTTGCGAGCCTTCCTACGTCAGGATCCTGATGTGATTCTCGTAGGTGAAACCCGTGACCGAGAAACCGCTAAGACCGCAATTGAAGCGGCTCTCACCGGTCACCTAGTGCTAACAACGCTGCACACCAACGACGCAGCCGGGGCGATCGCCCGCCTCGACGAAATGGGTGTCGAGTCTTTCATGGTTTCTAGCGCGCTGATTGGGGTGCTGGCTCAGCGCCTAGTGCGGCGGGTATGTACCGACTGCCGCATTCCCTACAACCCATCCCCCGAAGAGTTGGCTCATTTTGGTCTCAGCGCCTCCTCCGAGTCAGATATTACTTTCTATAAAGCCAATACCCTTTCTGTCGAAGAACTTAGCGCTGCTAAGGAGAACAACACCCTTTGCGCGAAGTGCCAAGGCGGTGGCTACAAGGGCCGGGTTGGGGTATACGAAGTTTTGCGCGTCACCGAGCGTCTGCAAAAGCTGATTTCGGAAGGGGCTCCCACCGAGTTGATCAAAGAGGCCGCTGTAGAAGAGGGCATGCAGACCCTGCTTTCCTATAGTCTCGACCTAGTCCGTCAGGGCTACACTACCCTAGAGGAAGTAGAACGGGTGACTTTCACCGATACGGGACTGGAGTCAGAACTCAAGGCCAAACGCAAGGCATCGTTAACTTGTGCCTGCTGCGCCGCCGAGCTTCAGCAAGAATGGCTCGACTGCCCCTACTGTCTCACGCCCCGTTTCCATGATTAGCGGACACGATTAGCGATCGGTTAATTGAGAGTTCTGACAGCATTTTGTCGCAAAGTGGGCATCTTGTTACCAGCAATGGACTTTTCGGCACGAACAGTTTGCTCGGCTTAGCCTAAGCTTCTCTAACCCTGTACTCTCCCTATAATTCTCCATCCCCACGAGGTAGCCCTATGGAATTGATGATCGAAGACCTGATGGAAGAGGTGATTGAGCGGGGCGGCTCTGACCTGCACCTGTCCGCAGGACTGCCCCCCTACATCCGCATCAGTGGTAAGCTCACCCCCACCGAGCACGAGCCCATGACCCCCGAGTCGTGTCAGCGGCTCATTTTTAGCATGCTCAACAATACCCAGCGCAAACAGCTGGAGCAAACCTGGGAGCTAGACTGCTCCTATGGGGTAAAAGGGCTGGCCCGGTTCCGGGTCAATGTCTATAAAGATCGCGGTACCTATGCCGCTTGCTTGCGGGCGCTCAGCTCTAAAATTCCGTCTATGGAAACGCTGGGTTTACCCAATATTGTGCGAGAGCTGTCGGAGAAGCCGCGGGGACTAATTCTAGTCACCGGGCCAACGGGCTCGGGCAAATCTACCACTCTGGCTTCGATGATTAACAACATTAATCTGACACGGCCAGAGCACATTCTCACCGTTGAAGACCCTATTGAATTTGTCTACGAACCCATCAAAAGCCTGATTCACCAGCGCCAGATTGGAGAGGACACTAAGAGTTTTGCCAACGCCCTGCGAGCTGCCCTCCGGGAAGACCCCGATGTGATTCTGGTGGGTGAAATGCGTGACCTAGAAACCATTTCGCTGGCCATTTCTGCTGCAGAAACTGGGCACTTGGTATTTGGCACCCTGCACACGAGTTCGGCTGCCCAAACCGTTGACCGGATGATCGACGTGTTTCCCCCCGAGCAGCAGCAGCAGATTCGGGTGCAGCTCTCAGGTTCGCTAGTGGCGGTACTCAGTCAAACTCTAGTGCCGAAGGCTAATCCTAAACCAGGCGAATTTGGCCGAATCATGGCTCAGGAAATTATGGTGATTACACCCGCTATTGCCAACATGATTCGGGAAGGCAAAACTCCCCAAATTTACGGTGCAATTCAAACGGGGGGTAAGCTGGCGATGCAAACCCTGGAGAAAGTTCTGGCCGATCTTTACAAATCAGGCACTATTTCTTTTGAGGCGGCTATGTCTAAGACCTCTCGTCCTGATGAACTTCAGCGGTTGATTGGGGGCGCGCCAGCACCCAATGCGGCAGCTCGCCAAGGGGCGGCGGCTGGTCGTCATTAACCTCCAGCGATCGCGCTCAGGTGAGGTCATCTGAGCGCCCTAGGCCATAAATGCTCTCTCTTGGTGACGCCAGATAGGAAGAGGGATTTAGCTAGATTAGCTGGAGCAGAGCCCAATAATACGCGAGTTCAGGTAGATTTAGCGGGTTCGGCAACCCGAACCCGTCGCTATAATTGCAGTACCTTTAAGCCATTGAGCCACTGAGCCATGCCTACCTACGTTGCCATTGGTCGTGATACCAGCGGATCCCAGCGCAAAGAGCGAGTTTCTGCTGAGAACCCCAATGAGGCCCGCAACCTCTTAAAAGATCAGGGCCTCTACGTGATGGACCTGAAGGAAGAAGCCGGCTTCAACATTGATCTGGAGAGTATCAAAACCTCCATGACCAAGGTGACGGTGAAGGATAAAGCAATCTTCTCCCGTCAGTTTGCCGCTCTGGTAAATGCGGGGGTGGCCTTGGTGCGAGGGCTGGGGGTACTGGCAGAAGACTGCTCTAACCCAAAGCTGAAGAAGGCGCTACTGGCCATCAACGCCGATGTGCAGCAGGGCACCAACCTATCGGATGCGATGCGTAAGCACCCGGCCTGTTTTGACAATCTCTACGTGGCGCTCATTCAGGCCGGGGAAGTGGGCGGGGTCCTTGACGAGGTGCTCAACCGTCTAGCGAAGCTGCTAGAAGACTTGGCCCGATTGCAAAACCAGATTAAGTCAGCCATGGCCTACCCAGTCACAGTGGGGTTTTTGGCGGTGATTATCTTCGTCGGTATGACGGTGTTTTTGCTGCCAATCTTTGCCGATATGTTTGAGGATTTGGGGGCTGACCTGCCGGTGTTTACCCAGCTGATGATGCTGATTAGCCGGTTTCTGCGGCAGCCCTTGAACTGGGTCTTTATGATTGCGGGGATATCGGCGGCGGGGTTTGCCTACCGGCGATATTACGCCACTCTCAATGGACGTCGAGTCATTGACCGCCTTTCCCTTAAGATGCCCCTATTTGGCGACTTGATTCAAAAAACCGCCACCGCGCGCTTTTGCCGTACCTTTGGTTCGCTGTCAAAATCTGGGGTGCCGATTCTAACGGCCCTCGAAATTGTGCGCGATACGGCGGGCAACCAGGTGATTGCGGAGGCAGTCGATGAGGCTCGCAAAGATGTGCAGGGCGGCGGCATGATTAGTCTTGCACTCCAAAAGCATTCGGTGTTTCCCAGTATGGCCATTCAGATGATCAGCATTGGGGAAGAGACCGGAGAATTAGACGCGATGCTGATGAAGGTGGCTGACTTCTATGAAGATGAGGTGGAACAGGCCGTGAAGGCGCTTACCAGTATCATGGAACCAATCATGATTATGGTGCTGGGGGGCATGGTCGGTTCGATTCTGATATCGATGTACCTGCCGATGTTTAAAATTATGGATGCGATTGGCTGACCAGTCTTTAAACCATCACGGCTCTACATCTGTGGCCAAGACAAGTTTGCCTTGGCCACAGTTTTCTAGCAGGTAGACCTTGAGGAAACCATTAAGACAGCAGGCCTCCACTCAGTCGTTGAATGGCCTTCTGGACGACTTGTCCATAGCTTAATTCGCCGCAGAATACCTTGACCATCGTGAGAGTGCTGGAGGGGCGTTTGATTCCAACTCGATAGGCGAGGGCGGGGGCTTGATAGACTAAGCGGGCAAGGCGTCTAGCCCAGCGCATTTCTTCGCCCCATTCTGTATTCATCACCTGGCTGTAGATTTCGAGGGCGCGATCGCGACCTGCTAGGGCTTGGGCGATCGCCTCCGCAGCCTTCATCCCGCTCCAGATTGAGGGTCGAATGCCCTCAGCCGTAAAGGGATCAACTACGCAAGCGGCTTCACCGGCCAATACAGCCCGGTGGGTATGCAAGACTTGAGGGCCATCCCAAACAAAAATTGGGTGGCCAAAGTGCTGCACAGAGCTGGTGTCAACGTCAAAAGCCGCAGCATAGTCAGCGACTGGAGTGCGTAGGTCTTGCTTGCGTTGGGGACCGGAACGAAAAACACCACCGCCAATGGAATAACCATCGGCTTTAGGGAAGTTCCACAGATAGCCCTGCTGAATGAGCCCTAGGTCAAAGTGCACAACTGGGTCCTCGGGGACAGTTAAGCGCGGCTCAGCCTCGAGGGCTGCTGCTAGTTTGTACTGGCGCTGGGGAAAGCCTAACCACTTAGCCATCGACCCGCGTGCCCCATCGGCGGCAATCAAAAAGCGCC is a genomic window of Nodosilinea sp. E11 containing:
- a CDS encoding sulfurtransferase TusA family protein → MTTAFSALPSDRLDLRGTPCPINFVRTKLQLDKMAPGALLEVWLDAGEPVEQVPDSLTMEGYVIEHLEDCTDYFALHVRRPA
- the dnaJ gene encoding molecular chaperone DnaJ, whose amino-acid sequence is MARDFYDLLGISRNADQDDIKRAYRRLARKYHPDVNKDPGAEDTFKEINRAYEALSEPESRARYDRFGEAGLGAGAGGYQDFGDMGGFADIFESFFSGFSGGQGQGTRRRGPTRGDDLRLDLRLDFKEAVFGGEKEIKISHLETCGTCTGSGAKPGTRPTTCGTCGGTGQVRRATRTPFGSFTQVSACPTCNGTGEVIEDRCEVCGGSGQTQETKKLKITVPAGVDNGTRLRVSNEGDAGLRGGPAGDLYVYLFVAEDAAFKRDGINILSDLKISYLQAILGCKLTIDTVDGPEELDVPAGTQPGTVLTLDNRGVPKLGNPVSRGDHLITIQVDIPTRMKPEERELVEKLAEIRGEKVNRGGIEGFLGGLFRG
- the dnaK gene encoding molecular chaperone DnaK, which produces MGKVIGIDLGTTNSCVAVLEGGKPAVISSTEGGRTVPSIVGFGKNGERLVGQLAKRQAVTNAENTVYSIKRFIGRRWEDTEAERSRVPYVCVSGRDSTVDVQIRGKAFTPQEVSAMILQKLKQDAETYLGTEVTQAVITVPAYFTDAQRQATKDAGTIAGLEVLRIINEPTAAALSYGLDKQDQDQIVLVFDLGGGTFDVSILQLGDGVFEVKATAGNNHLGGDDFDNCIVEWMTAAFREQEGIDLSADRMALQRIREAAEKAKIELSNMPSTSINLPFITADESGPKHLEMALTRAQFEQFASELVQATLEPVKQALKDADLSPEAIDRILLVGGSTRIPAVQQAISAYFNGKPPDRSVNPDEAVALGASIQAGVLGGEVKDLLLLDVTPLSLGIETLGEVFTKIIERNTTIPTSKSQVFSTATDGQTSVEIHVLQGERAMARDNKSLGKFELTGIPPAPRGVPQIEVSFEIDADGILKVAALDKGTGRAQSICITNTGGLTNDEVDRMRIEAETYAGEDDRRRQIAELINRADNLFYSYEATLRDHGSLLDDTARADLEAKANELRAATHTPGIEVATFQGAIDALQSAIFAVGANFYREVQPDEDVDMGIPAAAYFNAEPDSEPDVDDDATYDGDVGLDATVTADYEAID
- the grpE gene encoding nucleotide exchange factor GrpE; its protein translation is MVDDIHQTEHDPASDPEAIEELLEEDAALDIDFEDVVEAAAATVEPAEGGTGSEGSSDPALVADLERQVAGLKAQLEDRANQSMRIAADFENYRKRTSKEKDELATQIKGDTVIELLPVVDNFERARSQIKPQTEAEMTIHKSYQSVYKQLVETLKRLGVSAMRAEGQEFDPLLHEAVMREPTAEHPEGAVIEEFVRGYQLGDRVLRHAMVKVAAPPENAPDNAEAGDGADSV
- a CDS encoding GspE/PulE family protein, whose amino-acid sequence is MTNSSSSRRALVLQRSFSPFGNKLIQSGYVDSEQMQKALAESRKTGQSLTDVLESLTGQQLSPELLRQYKKQQLFELKILYGVESLDPELNDISPAQIGHLIDTLVPVDTCRRHRLVPLSKDDGEVPSMLVAMVDPENLEAQDDLNRILRAQNLTLKRMVITVEDYQRLMSTYLDDAVARQKKEELDAAVDVNTSLEELDFGEGSLEDVIDEEADLGAALKDAGAAPVIALVNKILAKALQEGVSDIHVEPQEEYLRVRFRKDGVLKEALPKMPKKIIPAVTARFKIIAELDIAERRAPQDGRIRRVFQGRKVDFRVNTLPSRCGEKVVLRILDNSATQLGLDKLITDPDSLRIVQEMASRPFGLLLVTGPTGSGKTTTLYSVLSERNDPGINISTAEDPIEYTLPGLTQVQVIREKGMDFASILRAFLRQDPDVILVGETRDRETAKTAIEAALTGHLVLTTLHTNDAAGAIARLDEMGVESFMVSSALIGVLAQRLVRRVCTDCRIPYNPSPEELAHFGLSASSESDITFYKANTLSVEELSAAKENNTLCAKCQGGGYKGRVGVYEVLRVTERLQKLISEGAPTELIKEAAVEEGMQTLLSYSLDLVRQGYTTLEEVERVTFTDTGLESELKAKRKASLTCACCAAELQQEWLDCPYCLTPRFHD
- a CDS encoding type IV pilus twitching motility protein PilT translates to MELMIEDLMEEVIERGGSDLHLSAGLPPYIRISGKLTPTEHEPMTPESCQRLIFSMLNNTQRKQLEQTWELDCSYGVKGLARFRVNVYKDRGTYAACLRALSSKIPSMETLGLPNIVRELSEKPRGLILVTGPTGSGKSTTLASMINNINLTRPEHILTVEDPIEFVYEPIKSLIHQRQIGEDTKSFANALRAALREDPDVILVGEMRDLETISLAISAAETGHLVFGTLHTSSAAQTVDRMIDVFPPEQQQQIRVQLSGSLVAVLSQTLVPKANPKPGEFGRIMAQEIMVITPAIANMIREGKTPQIYGAIQTGGKLAMQTLEKVLADLYKSGTISFEAAMSKTSRPDELQRLIGGAPAPNAAARQGAAAGRH
- a CDS encoding type II secretion system F family protein, whose translation is MPTYVAIGRDTSGSQRKERVSAENPNEARNLLKDQGLYVMDLKEEAGFNIDLESIKTSMTKVTVKDKAIFSRQFAALVNAGVALVRGLGVLAEDCSNPKLKKALLAINADVQQGTNLSDAMRKHPACFDNLYVALIQAGEVGGVLDEVLNRLAKLLEDLARLQNQIKSAMAYPVTVGFLAVIIFVGMTVFLLPIFADMFEDLGADLPVFTQLMMLISRFLRQPLNWVFMIAGISAAGFAYRRYYATLNGRRVIDRLSLKMPLFGDLIQKTATARFCRTFGSLSKSGVPILTALEIVRDTAGNQVIAEAVDEARKDVQGGGMISLALQKHSVFPSMAIQMISIGEETGELDAMLMKVADFYEDEVEQAVKALTSIMEPIMIMVLGGMVGSILISMYLPMFKIMDAIG
- a CDS encoding geranylgeranyl reductase family protein, which codes for MYDCIIVGAGPAGATAAYHLSKVGHQVLLLDAAKLPRYKPCGGGVSPQVAQWFDFDFSPAISVKVRKVRYTFDLADPIDAELPAEKALWMVRRDEFDHFIVQQAQRQGATLWDGTKAQGLENQGDHWQVNTSRGPVQGRFLIAADGARGSMAKWLGFPQRQYKLAAALEAEPRLTVPEDPVVHFDLGLIQQGYLWNFPKADGYSIGGGVFRSGPQRKQDLRTPVADYAAAFDVDTSSVQHFGHPIFVWDGPQVLHTHRAVLAGEAACVVDPFTAEGIRPSIWSGMKAAEAIAQALAGRDRALEIYSQVMNTEWGEEMRWARRLARLVYQAPALAYRVGIKRPSSTLTMVKVFCGELSYGQVVQKAIQRLSGGLLS